The Ptychodera flava strain L36383 chromosome 16, AS_Pfla_20210202, whole genome shotgun sequence region TGCCCGAATTAAGCCTTTTGCGTTCCAGTTTGAAGAATGGGTTATCATGAACTGACGTGACGTGTTCTTCAGAAACACCTTCGTGGTCCTGAGCGTCGATCGGGGCTGTCCGTGCCGGACTATCGGTTTCGTCTGCGGAATGTACATGATTATGGGTGGGGGCTTCGGACGCTACTTTGTCTTGACTGTTGTTTTTCGAGGTGGCTGTAACGGGTTTCACCGTGACCGCTGTCCGACTGCCTTGAGAAAAGTTGGTACTCACAGTTGCCGGCCTGGGCGTAACTCTCCAACTGTTCAGCTGAACACCGGCCCGCTTTTTCAAAACTAAATCTCTTTTCCAAGCCGGCATAGCTTCCAGTTGCCAGTCCTCTTCCTCTTGTCTCTTTCTGCCTTCCTCGTCGCGTCTGTATTTTTTGTCAAGCAACGCCGCTTTCCATGCCGGTAACGTCATTTTGGCAGCTTCTCCTTCCGTGTCTGAATCCAACTAAAGTAATACACGGTTTCCGTGGTTAATAATTTATAGCGAAAATCAAACTTTTCTGTCCGTAATTTACATACGTCTCCTTTCCCGTGATCACAAATTATCAGTACGACCCTGATGACGTCATGCCGGATCGACGATCCCAAACTACGTGGTTTCTCACGAGATCTAGAGAGTGAGACAGCCGAGTGATGAAACCAACAATAACAGTTGACCACGACATCTTATCCGAAATATACATagtattttctcttaatttacTCTCATATTTAACAATATCGGTTTTGTAACATATCAATACCTTTAATTTAAAGCTTCAACAGAACACAAACACTCGGGCAGTGTCCCAACATATTTTTCTATGATAGTAGAGACATTGCTCTTCATTGGTGTAAACATTTGAAAGGGATGGTGAGGGGTGCGTGATTGTCTCCAAAATGTTCGCTCAAAAGGTTGAAATATCAATTTACAGTGTAAAACGCAAAAATAACCACCGAATGCCTCAACTGATAAGTCAAAGAACCATAGTTTGTCCCCAAAATCTCCCACATAGGCAGTATAAAACGAACTGCCCTAGACCAATCACTTTGTACGTTACAGATGCATTTTACCTGATACCAATATGGCGCTGAATTGTCTCCGCGAAGTAAAGTTGCTTGGCAACACGTGTTACGTACCGACGCTCAGTGTCGGACAACTATCATCAAGGAACAGGGCTCACGACTTCAGCTGCAGGGGACTTGCCAAGGTTTTTGCTCGTTATCCTCTCTTTTTTTCAGCCTTTCCACTGACAAATGGACTAAAATGGCAACACTAATGAATTCTCGTCCATCTGTACCGTTGGCCACGGCAGTAATCGGCCCGACAAGCTGGCGGGACGACACCCTGAAAACTATCAAGGTGGCTCAGGAAGTGGTGAAAAAGAGCGACAAGGGCTGTGATCTCGGGCGGACACTGGACCCCCTCCCATCACTGAGAGACACTTGTGCACAGCAAAGCAATGAAGTTATTCAATGTTATGTTAGAGAAACTAGAGCCGTAGTCGTGAAACTTCGTGAAAGTCTGGTCGAAACAAATGAAGAAATTAAATTACTCATCCGTAAGAAGGAGGCTCTCGAAAAGGCCCTGGAGCACAGACGGAAAGACATAGCTCTGAACAAATTGTCCATGGAAGTTCGACTGTCCAGACCATCTAGGGAACGGGTAAGTGAACTAAACattacaaaaacaagaacgacAACATCGCTAACTAAGGTGACATGTTTGTGTCTTCTTGTACAATCGACAATATGAGAAGCCTGTGGGGTTTCAAAACATTACAATACTGAACAACAACAGCGGAAATGCTTCCAAGATGGCACCTGCTCGACGCCGCTCGTGACACAATGGCAATATACAAACAAATGCCAGACCGGGAAAATAACGGTGTTATTATTCTCCGCCGCGCATCATCTTCGACCGAAATCAGTCAACGAACTCTTATTACATTTATATAACTCTTATTACATTGATGCTTTTAGAAGAAAGATCATTTATAAAACTGACCAGTTCTCCAGCTCAGTATATCAAATGCTTTCATGATGTACGGGTTATCGGTCTCCAAGTTCCAAGACCCCAACccaacaaaaaataatcattgtTATCTCGAACTTCAAGAAATGTTTCACCGTGATGCTGAAAACCGTCTCTATGACAGTAATATAAAAAGTGAATGGATATTTATGAGTCTCGCTTCAAAACGCATCCTTCACAGGTTTTAATGGAGTATAGTTTCATGGCTCTGGTACCCTGTAACTcctattgttatttttattagctacttaaacaacaatgaaaatttGACTCACTTGTCAGAAGAACTTCTCAGTGCAAGAAAAgaggattttttttcataaaaaaggaGACGTggcaattaaattttgttttcactctGCGACTAGGCCCTGGGTAAATTCCTATTGTTGTTGCCAAGAGTCAGTGAAAGTGATCATTTTATTCTCTCATAAGTAATTGCAGCCCACGCTCTGATGGACCAGTCAGAACAAATGGCAATGGTCTTGCTCCAGCGAGTTTTTTTTGTCatattaaatttattttgtaattgatCCTCTGAAATTTATGGGCATTTCCTATTGCAGAAGTAAAAAAAGACTCTCTGCTATTGCTCCATGGGTAAATAGCGTTTCTAGAGACAGTCTGCGCATAAATagaaaaaatgcaaattcaCCTTATTTTACTCCTGTCCTAGCCTGCAAAAAATcaacaaagcaaaacattaaTCAAATGTTAAAATAGTCATAAAATTACTTGTGATGCAGCAAAAGAAAGACGAAAATATCAGCAAGTGCTTTGTTTTTACCCCTAGTGACAGCTTGCTATTAAAAATGCATCTTCTGGACAGATGTATTTTTAATGTTGGCCACAGACCTCATTGTGGTCGTTAGGCAGTTAGTTATATAActattaaatttaataatttatgtGCTTCTTctgaaagtaaaaaaatgttgtggtttatttttgtacaatttagacgttttggtgtaaaaaatagagaatgaatcacataatttcataaaactaaCATGTTCTGACATTTATTTCTTGTCTTTCCTTGTCTAATGGTTTCTTCTGTTGCCAAATTCTCACATGTGCCCTGTGCATTTCATTGCTAGCTTATCCTTTGTGCAGACATTTTGTTTCCCTTCCTTGGTTGAGGTGACGATACTGTCACGGTGAATGTCACAGACAAAAGGTAGACTGTATCTGACACACAAAGGCATTGTTTGTTCAAAACAAGCTACCCCCATTCCTTGTGTTAGACAACTAGAGATAGTTTCAGTGGTGGATGTCAGAGCAATAACTGGTTGCCCAGATCCTGTCCAACTTCTGTCACGGTATTTTCTCTTAAAGTGTTTGACTGTGTATAGTCCATGTGAAAGAATTCCTTTAGTGTTTGGGAATTAAGACATGGTTATCAGCTTACTGCAGTTGCTATGGTGGGGCAATGTGTAGTTGAAGCATTCTGTCCTTTCATGTACAAGATTAAGGGAAAATTAACACATACAGCTCTAATTAAATGAGAATAAAGCCCACTCTATAGCAAAAGATTGGAAATGTTTTTCTGAGGAGGAGTTGTAAGTGTTAACAATCATGTATTTTTGAACTTGTggagtaaaattatttttcatttcgttTCATCAAGTAGAGTGTAAATTGCATACAAGGATAAAGCAAAGACAGGTCCTTCCAGCAAAATCTGGAAATAACAAATTAGTGCAGCAATTATTGTTCTGGAATGATTTCTTTATATTGTCACATTTTTCAGAGCAACAAAATTTTACCTTTTCCAAGTCTTGAGGGCAGTTGAATTAACAGTGCAAAAGCATAAATAGTTCATAACATTTTCTCAAATTAAAAACTTTTGTCAATGTGAATGTTTGATAGTCATCATCGGCAATGCAGTTCAGGTAAAAATGCTACTAATCAAAAGTGAATAAATTAAACATCTTTATTTAGTCACATGATTGAATTCATTTACGCTTTAATCTTGGTAACAAATTATCTTTTGCAAGCGTTTACCGTATTTTATTTATCCTTCATAGGCTCATGTTGAAATTTTCCATAATTATTGCCAAAAAACAGCATGagaaaatttttatattttgcataAACCAAACCATGTGTGCTGCAAACGTTTGATAGTTTAGTGTTATTTTTTATTCACAGCCTTTGGATGGTGCAGATGGTTTGTTGGAGTCTGAGAGAAAGCAGTTGCTAGAACTCAAGAGAATGTTAGAAGCACAACTGAGAGCTGTACAAAGACAGCTTCAGGTAAGTTGACCTTATTGTACACCATCTCCATCATCCAAAAAGGGGAGTAGAGAAAAGATGGTTATAACCTTCAAAAGAATATAtgattaaggttccaagacaagaaattgacctttttaagctaacaattctctagtggttaataagctcagaacccccgtaaattacatattttcggaaagcctagatataggggagcATTTTgtttaccatagtgtcaccattgtttacataactatcatgtgacaggtaatttgcataacctttcaaaaatcggttttcacaatgttttgttttgagatatgtggctgaaatttttgtgagtgcaagctgtcctaaggatcttccaaagcatgtctcagaatttttttaaaccttcttaaacaatttttatgccagaaaaacttccagagcagtgaatttaaccctagttgattactttaaaattttgctccaaaaaactaagcaagatataaaaaatctgagactttgaaatagctttgtgacagcttgcattccagaaagtttgagttagatattttgaagtattgagacaaaacataggaaaAACCGATTATTGAAAGGTTAtacaaattacctgtcatgtgatagttatgttaataatggtgacactgtggctaccaaaatgtttccctatatctaggctttcagaaaatgtataatttacggagGTTCTGAGCTTATCAACTACCAGAGAATcattagattaaaaaggtcagtttcttgtcttggaaccttaagctaTGCCTGGTCGTCCATTTATCAAGGCATCTTACATAGTAATAATATTTATTCTTAtgtatatatcaaatgaaaacaatatggtaAAGAAAACACTACCAGTTATAGCAAATTGTTATGCAAgaaaaagactgaaaaatagTTGCTATTGGCACAAACTGAGTTCAGCCTCACACTCAGAATTACATTGATCTACAGTGTGTATTTAAAATAGTAACTTTTCCatggtatcacaaaacaaaattgaattaCAATGAATTTATTGGTACAACAGGCAAGAGGACAAAgatatttctaaattttcagaGACACCACAAATAATAAGAAACCAAAGGACATGAACATACCAAGAAAATTGTGATACATATTACAATGAAAACTACTGATGAAAGTTATggtgaaaaatatcagaaaagtaCAAATCTAGGAGATCACTTTTCAGTTCTTGTTTACAtctatattttgatgaaatatttttgatttcaTCTGGATTATTGTTCCACACCGAAGTACCAGTAAATTTAATAGAGGTTTGCCTTAAACTGGTTCTGAATTTTGGAGGAtggaaaacatttttatctttgGATCGATTACAATATGTATGATGAATTGAGAAAAAGTATGATTTGAAAGGTATGAGAAGTGTATCATGatgtacatgaaaaatgaaaatggcgAAGTGAAGCTTGTATTTTTCATACACATCAATATTAAGGTTCTTAAATAAAGGCACATTGTTGGCATCATAACTACTGCCTGATACAATATGCATAATTCCTTTTTTAAtgacaaatctgaaaaatataattttaatgttattaCCCCATACCTCTAAACCAAAGGAgatgtgaaataaaatgaaggtATTATACAGCATAACGGATATTGCTTGTACGACCATAAATctaaatttatcaaatattccagctaatttacatttttttcaaatgtaaagGCTATGAAACACCTACTATTTAGTTTGGCAACACAGAGTCTATAGGCATAAAATACACGGttattgtgtacatttgaattcttgtccggaccagaattcatttgtcaacaataacaatgcagtctatacACATATACCCCAaaggttgagttgacaagctgaacactgtcaACTGTTTGGGCagggtagaacaagaaactctggttgacataaaacacaaaaaatcatcaaaagttacaacttaaCTACCAGCCTTTTAATATAATGAAATTTGAATGTGGAATCTCTGAAAGCTGGGTGTTCTattgataatttgttttgtaatcaagcatactgtgaaTTATAATGACAGTGGCTATTGGTAAACTTCTAGAAAATGTTCTGTGAAATTAGGATTCTGAAATCATGCAGGCGTGTTCAGAAATGATTGTTACTCATGGTTATACTTGTCATTTATTTAGGACCTGGATCAGGCCCGCAAACGATTGGGCGCAGTCGTACAAGAGCGTCAACGTGTTCTTGATCTGCTCTGTCATGCTGCATCATCAGTAACCAGTGGTAGGAATTCCCGGAATATGCACCATGCTATTAAACCCACCTTTGGAGCTAATGGTCTCGGGTACTCCGGGcagataaatttgaacatgcgCCCAGAAGGTCGGAGATCAGCAACTCCTGCCCAAGGTGGGGAGGAAGCAGAGCCACGGTCAGTGTCTCCACTGCTCGATCCACTGGGTCCGTTTACACCTGAGGCAGCGGCAGCCATGGCACAAGCCCGCGACGCACGCAACAAATCAGCAGCCTTGAGACGGGAGGTAGAAGATACGATTCAGAGAACTGAACAACTACAGAGAGCTTCACACAAAGCAGTTAATGATGGAATCACACAGAAACTGGCAGAAACCACAGCACTGAAAGTAAgtcatatttgaaaaattgatttcAGAACAAACAACTAACTTTGTGGTAGTATGTgctttgtgcaaaattttgcaaacaaaCTTTCTTCTTGGAGGCTCCCAATCATTCATAATAGTGTATCTCACATTACTCTGAAATTCtcaatttaaaagtaaaacaGAATGTTACCGTACTAATCTAAAATGAGATATGCCAGTCAGTTGATTTTACCCTTCAGTCCTCAATTTTGTAACATATTCCTATTGTTCTGTCTGTCAAAGTTGGATCCCTACACAGGAAACTAGGGTAACAAAGTAAAAATTTACTCTATTTATTTTCTCACTTGTGACAGCAACATCTTCAAGTACAGTCTGGGGAAACTCGTGCTGCTATTCACCGAGCACAGCGTTGGTTTGACGCAACTGAAAAGGCGAAAGGTTACACTGTTGGTCCAGAGTCACAGGCAGACCTCATGACTCGTGAAAGGCTGGCCCGTCCAACAGTCCGCGTTTATCAACGTCATCCAGGAACTAACTTGCCAGAAGCTCAAGATATCATTAAAGTAAGTGAATATCTCATGTTGAATTAAGAATAAGTATACTTTAGgctaaagtaattaaattctttgttttgcgtcctaGCACTTAGGGTTTTTTGAggttttcattcaaaaaagCAGTGTATCTGAATAGGACTTTACCATGGAACTTTTCTGCTCAGAAGTTGCttacaaattttataaaatgtacttaAAACATCTGCATGCTTGCAGAATGTCACATTATACCGGTAGTGTAAATTATAGAAGTGAAAAAGAAGTTACAGCTGTTATTCTTGAGTGGGTTCTCATATTATATAGAaacaatcaagtaaatataatacttgaatgtgtgaaattttctgtgtgtgtttttgaacAGCTTTACCtgccaacatttcaaaataatgagTGGATGcagaacaaagaatttatttactCTGGCCAAATTaataggaaaaaaaatcactgcGGGTTTTGATTGGTAATTGAAACTCGTAATGGAACAGTGGAAAAAGACATGCTCCTTTTTGGATGTTTTTTAGGGGAAAAAAGCAAGTTATGGATGACAAGactcaaaatgaaataatcttGAAGAGAGACACTGTACAAAGGGGTCATTTTGCATAACCAGTAGGAGTTGTACTGTTTATCAAATGTCATGCAGTTTGTATATCTTATGCAATGTTTTTGCCTAAAGTATATTGGATAATAGTTAAAGTTTGTGGGATCTTGGGTACTATTTCTGTTGTCCCCTAGGATAGAATAGCATTGATATAACAAGGGGCacatgatttgggaaccctggtGAAAATTACCAGGCTACCGGTCTTATTGTTATGACATGGTTATTCTTCTCCGCAGGGTAGAGTAACTGAGGTAATGGTAATAAATACGCAAGTATGCAAAACTCATTTAATTTATGTAACTGAGACAGCAGAACAGAAGAAAAGAACAAGTACTGTACATATTGTGAAAAGACATGTGCAAACTACATTTTTGAATGTGCGTTTTCCAAAATTGTATAAacataataacacaaaatgttTCATGACCAATAACACTGCAAAGTGTATAACGCCCTCTACAGGTAGAAAAGCCTAACTctgcatatttgttttttttaatttcactcTAGGGTGCTGCTGGTCTTGATGCATCATTGCTAGCCACCAGTCGTAACATCGGCATGTTGCAGTTGGCTCGTATGAGACTTGAAAACGACATCCGTGACAAGCATGGAGCATCCTCTGTGGATGCTGCCATAGTACGACTGCGTCGCAGGCGTGCTAACCATCGCTGGGTGATGGGCAGTGCGTAAATATTTACATCCATACCCACTGAGAAAGAAGaaaacaaacttcaaaaaaatAACAAGCAGAAGCTGGTAAAGTGAAACGTCGAAAAATCGTGTTTTGCAAATTTGAtagttttgtgaaaagtttgaattttttttctaaactgTTTGTACACAAAACTTCCCACCTAACACACACCCTCTGATGTCAGATGTAAATTAAAAACTTTGTAAATATGCTGTGACAGAAGTGAACTACTTCAGTAAATATGAATCACTTTTACCTATGCAAGTTGTGATGTTTTTTATGATGATTCAATGATTTTTTAAGAgtgtaaaacaaacaaattagtGCTGTAGAAGGCTGATATATAATTTTCAGCTGAAGCCTAATCTAGCTTTAATTGTTGGCAATATTGTTGCCATCCAATTCCTTCTCTGAAGTATGGTCTATTCTCAATTGCGTACACAATGTGAATGGATCTGTTGTTCAGAAAAAAGGGTTATAAATCTGATCAGTGCGCTTATCCTGTAAATATTTAGCTGAAAGCTAGGGTTAAACATCCACACTGAcgtaaaatatgatttatgtaggaaaatttgagtaaTGAGCTAGTATCGTATTAGAAAAGAGAGCATCAGAGGAATTGGAATTGAACTCATGACCCTGCTGTGAAGTTTCACATATCAACACATAGATTAGTAGCAAGCTTGTATTGGATCTGTTTTACAAGTAATCGTTTCTGGTGTGACCAGGGTTAGGTTTGACCTTTCAACTTTGCACAGCAGCCACTTCAATGGTACATTCTATGGTAGGATGTATAGTTATGCAGAACAAAAGCATGAGGAGACAACTTATTGAACTGGCAGTTAGAACATTCAAAAAATATCAtggagagaaagagaaagatgGCATATTTTTGAGGCCTGTATTGTAACATCCAATCATGTATTGTAACATCATCAGAATCTCAGAATGCTGAAAGGTTGTCAGTGTCATGCTGTGTCAGGGTAAAAATATGACTGGGAATATTTTCTTGGCAACCAATGAACTTTGCACAAACATGTACTTCTGATTGTCTATCAAAGCTTTTCCTTTGGGGAAGGAGAATTTTGGCACAGTTTGGTGTCAGGAAGTGCCGTGATGAAAAGTTGTATGTATTTTGCTGATAGAGTGACATGTACGAATTGTGTTACTAGTGTGTTCACCATTATCACAACTCTCAATTTGAGATCTTTCATTCATAATCGACTCTTTGCTTTCAAAAATTGGTCGCAGGGTATCTCTGACTCAAAGACCAGCAACCGTTTTGTTTAACCCATCGTTTCCAATGACAACGGTGGATTCTGTAGCCAGG contains the following coding sequences:
- the LOC139152474 gene encoding tektin-like protein 1, which encodes MATLMNSRPSVPLATAVIGPTSWRDDTLKTIKVAQEVVKKSDKGCDLGRTLDPLPSLRDTCAQQSNEVIQCYVRETRAVVVKLRESLVETNEEIKLLIRKKEALEKALEHRRKDIALNKLSMEVRLSRPSRERPLDGADGLLESERKQLLELKRMLEAQLRAVQRQLQDLDQARKRLGAVVQERQRVLDLLCHAASSVTSGRNSRNMHHAIKPTFGANGLGYSGQINLNMRPEGRRSATPAQGGEEAEPRSVSPLLDPLGPFTPEAAAAMAQARDARNKSAALRREVEDTIQRTEQLQRASHKAVNDGITQKLAETTALKQHLQVQSGETRAAIHRAQRWFDATEKAKGYTVGPESQADLMTRERLARPTVRVYQRHPGTNLPEAQDIIKGAAGLDASLLATSRNIGMLQLARMRLENDIRDKHGASSVDAAIVRLRRRRANHRWVMGSA